GAGCTTGCACCTAACACTAGCTCGATATCGGGATAATCGTCTTCCGTTAACACTTCATTCGTGTAAGGATACGTCTCGAAGAAATCACGATTTTCGGTGATGGAAGTCACATTGGGAACAGTCCAAGCTGCAAAAGACAATACACAAAATGATTTCTGCATCAAATCACATGATAAATATCAAAGGATTACGAATTGAAAatagtaagaaataaatttttagaaaaaaattaattttttcgatttatgtgtaaaaacAATTCGATTATCTGCCATTTTGCGATACAAAATCCTCACCaagtttttcattatttttgtgcTGGTTGTATTTAAGCTTTGAGTCTTTTCTCTGCGTTGCTATCAAATTGTCAGCCTTGGTATTAACGAAAGCTAACGCTTCGGCGCCTCCAGGTATCGTCAAAAAACCCGTCCCTTCTACCAGATATTTCAGGAAGTTCACTGGATTGAAGCCTTCGCGCGGTTCGATAGTCACGCTCTCGTTGACTAGAAATGTTAAAGCTGCCATGCTCACATGATCCTGTAAGTTAAATCCCACCGGAAGATCTTCAATTACAGGAATATCCAAGGAACTCAAATGATCCTTAGGACCTATTCCGGATAGCATCAGCAACTGCGGCGAGCCGAAAGCACctgtttaacaaaaaaatacaaaaatagaacTTAATTAATCTgtttatgaaagaaattaattgtttttgttGTAGAGTTTCTAATGCATACCCGCGCAAAGTATAATCTCTTTGGTAGCAGaaacaaaatatgttttatggTTCTTTACGAATTGAATGCCAAGAGCCTTTTTTGTTTCTGAATGAACAACGATTTTGGTCACTGTCGAAAATTTCGACAAGTAAAAGTTCGCTCTGTCGCGAATCGGTCTAAGGAAGGCTTTATTGGCGCTAACTCTGTGACCGTTTCGCAAATTCGCTTGCACAGCCGAGAAGCCTATAAGCTTGTTGCTGTTGTAATCAACCAGATCGTAACCGAGCTCTTGGCCAGCCTTCAAGAAACGATCTCTCAGAGGAGTGGCATAAGGAGGAGTTGTGACATCCAGATATCCATTATATCCGtgatatctaaaaaaaattgtgcaacATAAGGCGATAAAAaggaataatattgaataattttgcaaaattataataatatttcaatttaaatgaaGATTAAATCCACAATCTTTAAGATCACTGGCTCGCACAAGTATCTCGTAACTTCGCCGCGTACCTCGCATTTTTATCGATCAGCCTGCATTTCTcagattttatgaaataaggTAGCACGTCCTTGTAGCTCCAGCCAGGATTTCCGAGTGCCTCCCAGCCGTCGTAATCGGCCGGCGCTCCCCGCGTATAGAGCATAAAATTCACCACCGAGGAGCCTCCGATCGCTTTGCCGGTTATAATTTTGCAGCGACCGTCGACCATCGACATGCAGTATCCGCCGCGGCCGTCCGCGTCCTGCGGCCGCGGCTCGGCCTGGAACTCGCGGACGTAGTCTGTGATGTGGAGGATCGGCGCCAGAAAGGGAATGTCCGTGAGAACGATCTCGTCCTTGCCCTGCTCGAGCAGCAGGACGTTCCAGTCGGGATTCTCGGTCAGGCGGTTCGCCAGCACGGATCCCGCCGAGCCGGCGCCGATCACGATGAAGGAATATTGCTTGGATATCACATCCTCGTCCTGCACCAGATCACTCGGCATCGGCGGAAATCCCGAGAAGAAGTGATATATCGTCTCGAGAATAGCCGGCGGCAAGATCGCGCCGGCGTATcccagaaataaaattatcacacAAACCTTGAACATTGCAGAACCGTTTTTCTTCCGCGTCAGATAATTGAAATATGCAGCTTTTTGCTGCAATGCGTGTGTTCTGATAAACTTGTGCAATGATACGTTGATTTCTTCTTCTTAGAAAGTTAAAaccttaatattaaatgtcgAGTCAAGATAGAAAGTGTTTCTATGATTCTTTGAATTTGTTTTCGAAGATTACCAGCTTTGATGCGTAACGATTttttagaacatttttttttaacaccaTTGAGTTTGTAGTAATCACAATTTGTTTTGTCAAGTCATTTGCTTGTCGCCGCTGTGTATGCTTCCAATTTTAATGCGTCGAGAAATTTATCGCGGTCTttaacacataattttttagatacaaatattttaaaatttcacattttttaaatacaatttataatatatatcgcgAGTAACTTTACAGGCACAGATTTATGTTTTCTCGTTGCCACCACAAATTCTAATTAAACACGACTGACACATGATTTCGAGCACCGACAATTCGCGACACACCGGACGACTTTATCTTGATCTCCAGGATGCGACCAATGTCAACGATCAATATCAACTGCAGTGCCTTACAAGATAGCACGGGAAAGACCCGCACATTTAAATAGTACAGGGTCGCGTCTACGTCAGTTGATGTCTGCTTGCAGATCTTACGATCATGATTGCACGATGAAAGAAGTGCGGAACGAATACTAATCATCCgactttaaattattgttgtgGATGGAAAAAGAGCACCGTGAATTCAGGATTTTATCCGCCGCTCTGTGTGTGAGAAAGAACCAGGATGCCAATGATTCGTGAAGCCGAATAGTTGTAATGGACCTACCTTTATTTCCCAAGTGATCTCCTTTGATTTACACCTCGCTTCTGTAGAGTATTTTGCGCATTTGCGGAATCCCACGCAATAACGTGTCTCTTGACTTACTCTTAATGACGATCGCGCTGCCTAAGTCGGAGCGGTTTTTATACGGATCTTTTCCAGAGTGACGTAATAACGAAAAATTAGTCGCATTTTTGGTTCTTTTGCAAATAATCCTTCTGTTGCAACTACTTCGCGCTGGTTTCGCTGTGCGTTACGCGGTGTCAGTGGGACGCTAACTCTACATGTCAGCTACTCCCGAAACTTGCGCGTCGAAATATAGttcaaattaatgaatttcggtgaaaatttttaatgaattttaggTGGCGATTTTAGACAATAATATCAACGCACCGGTGTCACTGAACGATTGCATCTTCTTTCCTGACGACAGATTCATAGCGAAGCACATAATCGGGTCCGCCGAACTCTCTTTCGTAACGATCCCAAATCGATAATGCATACTTATCCTAGGTCATTTAACTCAATTATCATTCTCtcacttttctctttttctcaccTTCACTTTTTTCAAGATGTGATCTCGAAAAACCATTCGACAATTGTGAAGTATCTAtagaatttcttctttatatgATGCTTTATGCATTCCATCTTCTGCACGGAAAATATTATaccttttatatttctttgataacgcaaatatttgcaagcgttttttaaattggcaaaataaaacaatcacAACAGATGATTACACAAAAcacaattgtatattttttcttcggCGTTCAGCGAATGTAAGCGCTTAGTAAGCAATTGGATTTTATTGGTGCATTTCAAAGtaattactataaatattttgaaacgtaccaataaaatgcaattgctTGCTAAGCGCTTTGCAGCGCATACTTCTGCTGAACGcactttgttaaataaaaaaattaataaataatgtttttcatGTGCACAGATAAGTCGCTTCGTGTGATAAAGTTTTCCGagttctatatttttatgaaaagtcAAATTATTGACAGATAATACAAAAAGATTCGTGTTGATCTTACGAAAGTCGTTCCGATACTGAGATCGGCGAATTAAACCTTCGCGGTCATCTGCATTGCACAGTCAAAATTgggtgaaagaaaaaaaatggcaaGGTCGACCACTTGTTGCGTTCGTTGCGTTCGTTGCGATTAAAACGATGTCAAAAGGTGTTACACAACTTATCAACGCTTTCCTTTGCGGTATCAATTAATGTATCAATtaatttgtagaattttaaatgtttgtttCATTTCAGACTTGTATTCGTTTCTATCTTTTTTCGGATTTAATGCTAGCATTTGGATTTAGACAAAAGAATTGTAAAAGaattgatgtaaaaaaaatcgaattaaaacaaattttaattataacaattttaattataatacaatagaaaattacaatagaaaatatatgaaacatcATAGATACAGAATCAGAATAAAGATTCGCACTAGTATTTCAAACTTTTGATTTAAAGTCATAATAACTAACGCTCACGTAAACTGAGTTTCTAACCTTcgatcaaatagaaaaaaattccatCAATGATAAATAGATAACTCATCAAGGTGTGGTGAGACACAGTGAAAATTCCAAAGACGCGCCGTATAAAATCGCAACAAAACCAGTCCTGTGTGACCTACATAAGTAATTACGAAATGCCTCCTGCATGGGGCACCTTGTATTCGCGACGATGGAAAACAAGAAAGTTATTCAATGCGTGCATCACTCAGTGCATATTGATAATTTCCATTTCCAAAATcttgaaaagaattttgtGCAAgatagtatttaaaaaattcgagcAGATAAACGAATTTCCGTATTCCGATCGATAAGCCCTACAATTCTGTGCATTAATTTCTCTcaatgataaatttacatttttcaagtaattattatttaataaataaactaataagtaaaaattcttagataaatatatttcgtttCATTCAAAGACTTACAGCCGCAAACGCCGCGGACGCCTCATTGCGTttaatggtttttttttttttttttaatagtagtGTCATCTAGTGGTAGCGTACGTAAACATGGCATTCTACCGTTAGATGGCACTTGGTGtaaatgttactttttttccGAAGTGTCAAATACACatcacttgaaaaaaaatggactTTGAAAGTCCTGACGTGGAGAAGGAATTCCCCGGATTATACGCGTCCGAATCGGCTAGGAAAAGCAATGAGAGCGATTGTACGTAATGGTCATCGTCATCTCGCGTTTGTGTTTTAAATAGTAGATATTGTGAAGGAGAGGTTATGCACCTGTCAAAGTCTAGTTGCACAAAAGATTGTACATTTGtttctgtttttattattttaacatatattatatacctatacaaatatattgtaaagttTAACATgtatcagaaatatttatgagataACAATTGTTTGTAATTGGTAATCTTCGTACTGCAGTTAGTGATGAAGGCAGTCATGATAAGCATTCCAAAAAGGAGTTACTGGGTGGAAAGCGGAAGGATAAAAAGGACAGAAAGGACAGGGGCTACGCGACTCTAGAAGGTGAAAGTTCGCCGGACGAAGATCAAGAAACTAAGTAATTTTTGTactatgttatttttataagttttaaattgttaatttgcATATTGCGTAATAAGTGCTAACATAACACACAATTAACGGattcttttatttgatattggTTAGTCATGTGTAAATAAAGCTGTACTATTAACAAACgcttgataattaaaattggtaGCCATCAATTTACAGATGCTTTGCATTTCTCGTCTGCACAAGCTATCTGATATTTGCAtacttaatatttgatttgtaaATGGAAAACAGACTTATTTCAAGCGCCTATGATTTGATGCTGTTGCTTGTACTGATTCTAATTTGTACAGtgaacatttatttcattattagagtcttaattatatacatacaaaatgacaattaatttatcatccACTGTTCCTGCGGtatctttcatttttaatgtGTAACTTATCGCTCAGAAGTCCTTCGAAATCAAAGAAGACCAAAGCCTTTAAATTTCCATCTAAGAAAGAGAAGCGGGAGAAATCGAGGGAGAAAGAGGCAAAAGAAAAGGATGCTGAGAAGGAAAAGGATAAAAAGAAGAGGGATAAGGACGAGAAAGATATAGACAAAGAAAAGCGGAAAGACAAGGATAAAGACAAgtctaaacaaaaattaaaagaccGTAAGAAAGGAAAGCATGCTGGCGGCGAAGGTTTGGATATCGGTGGTAAGATTGAAACttgcacaaatataatttctaacaaaCAAAACAATAACATCTTCATCCATAttcatatatgttttttagaGGAACAACCGATTTTTGGTATTAGTCTTCACTTAGCGGTTGAAAGAAGCTGTTGTCACGACGGAGTCGAATTGCCCTTGGTCGTGCGAGACTGCATCGATTACGTGGAGGAGCACGGAATGAACGTGGAGGGTCTGTACAAAGTTCCCGGGGTGAAATCAAAAgttcaatatttgaaaaaattgtacaataacCGAGAACCGGTGAACATGTCCGAATTTGAACCCACGGTAGCTACGAGCTTATTGATACTCTTTCTTAGGTTTGTATTTGAGAGTTCTACCTTCTCACCATGTGTTTTAAGATCAAACGAAAAAGTGCGCATTGTGGTGATGTAGAGAGCTACCAGAATCCGTGCTGGAGAACAGCGAAACGATATCGCGCTTCGAACAAGCCGCATCGACCAAGGATGTCGCGCAGCGGGAAGCGCAACTGGCGCAGCTGACGCAGCAATTACCAGAGTGCAACAGGATTCTTCTGGCGTGGGTTACGCTGCACTTGGATCATGTCACGGCGCGAGtatgttcaaaatattattagccTGGTGCAAAAGGtctgtcatatttttttcttcatataaaatgatatttaataccctgttttttttttgtttttttttaattctgcaTTTTGTTTGAAGTAAAGAATAATAGAATAACAAACTTTTTGCATCAACTtgatatattgcataattcctgataaaattggaatttcatttatttattttattctgtgtgcgtgataataataattctgctATAGGAAAAGGTGACGAAGATGAACGCGCAAACGATTTCGATGACACTGAGCCCGGTGCTGCAGATGAGTCACAGATTACTGTTAGCCTTATTGTTCCATTGCAAGGCTTTGTTCCCGAATGTACAGTTGACAAAATACGTGCCACCACTGTCGTCCGGCAGTACCAATCTGCCAGATTCCGTGGAGGGCATTGCCGCGGAACTGTCCAAGCAGGAGTCATTGCTGTCCCAAATTCACATGCAAATGAACGCCGGTTTCGTGACGAAATCTCGCGAGGAACAATTGTGGGAGGTGCAGCGAATGATAACGCAATTAAAGGTGTAcaattatctttcaaaaattaatgtattgcacgttcaaaaggaaaaaagaaaagaaaaatcaacgtaattttcttttcacagAGAAAGTACAAGACTGTTCAAAAATTGGAAGGTGCCACGCAAAAGAGTCTGGATGAAGAAATCAAATCATCCGATAATATTTCGGTGGAATCCACCTCGCAAAAGCCAAAGACTGCAGACGAAGATTCCGGGCAATCCAAATCCGATTCTCTGACATCGACCAATTCGACCTTGTTAAAAACAGACGGCAAACCACACGGTACAGAAGAGGCGAAAGAAAAGTGCTCCTGCTCGGCGGGGGGGGCAAGTGCAAGCGCCACGCAAAACGGACAGAACGTGAATGTGCAAGAAAAAGACACGGTTGACTCCGCGGAGACTGCAATGGTTGCATCACAATCAAAAGAAAACGTCACGTCGGACGACAAAGCAAACGGTACATTAAcgataataatctaataatttcGGTTCAGCATTAACACAAATTTCTGCACAGAGCCTGAAGAGGAGGACGTCATAGACAAGCTGCGAGAAAGACTGATCCACGAGGAGCTGCTGAACATGCAAGCGCTGCTGAAGTCTCGCATCAGCCAGGAGAGGAACGAGATCAAGCGATTGATAGAAATGGTGACGGAACTCGGCACCGAGAAGAAAAAACCCAAGGAAAGGACGCACTCCCCCAACGAGGCCGAAATGACGGCTATGATACAGCTAGTCAAAGAAAATCAATTGCTCGAAGTATGTTCCTCCGCGTTAATTTTACCCTCCCGCGTACTGACCGGTTTCTCTcgttacagaaaaaaatgacgACACTCATACGCAGTATTATCGAGGAGAAAGACGCCTGTGTGGAACTGCGTGTTCAATTGGCGGTGCATCAACTGATGGCTAAGACCTGACCGCAAACCTGCTAATGACACACCGGGATTACAAAAGACATCCTATACGCGATCTGATATTACGTTTTTTGCACATAACGaacatatatagtttataacatGTTGCAATTACCACATGTATACCATTAACTCGTTTTACTCTTCCGCAAAGTAATAAAACTACACAAAAATCCAGACAGAAATTTTCATGAACTCTCGGATTCCACAATTCGAGTTCCTTGTTAGATACTCGATGCGTTTTGGGAGTGAAGGATGAAGGGAGGAGGACATCACTCGATATTCAAATGAGATAGATGTAGGCAATTATTCTTCATGAGAAAAAAAGTCATATTGTAAtagaaacaattatatttttttgtatatattttatatttcaacgCGTCATGAAATTATGAACATATCGCGCTAATAAAAGCTCAAAGATTAATGCTCTGAACTGAGTAAATGTGAAGAATGCACTGTCAATAAGCACAGTATTctaaaaacgtaaaattacattaaacgACAGAATTATTAAATCTGCTAAAGAAATTACTAATTGAACTTCAAGATTGCAATTTACATCAAGCtattctgtaaaaattttcagaattgtTACAGATTCTAGAATTAATACAAACTGTTATTATAGGGCTTAGTAAGCGCTACAGATAGATTAATAGAAGAAGGTGCGACTCGGGATTGAGGGGACAACTACGTTGTGTtcaatgtatatttacaatattatctgGTCAAGGTACAGCGCTGAATATCGACCCGTATAGTGTTCGCGTATAATCTTGGTAATGCTGCTTCGTATTTTTATGTACGTAGGAAAAATTTACACGTCcgatatataatcttttttttttttttttgtcacagGTGCATctgtataaaaatctattgatACGTCCGTCGCGGTGGGACGTACGCAGAAACTAAGATTGTGCTGAGGACACAGATATTCTCTCATTCATCAGCGAAAGAAAGTCACGCAGCCTCGTATGATAGCCTTCGTGTAAGGGAACAAGCTCTTATGGATTCTACAATCGCAACGCAACGCAACGCAACGCAACGCTTGGGTGTTTCCTTCGGTAAATACCAAACAGAGTCACATGCAATTCGGAAGAGGCTGAGAACGGTTTGTTGGACACATCGGATTTGCATACCGGGAATGGTGTTATCATCAGCTCGAGATCGTAGAATCCGACTGTTTTCGCGATATCGCGCACCGCGTTTGTGGGAACTCGTAGACTTTACAGGTACGTCTTATATTCAATGCGATactgtttctctcttttttttttttttttttttttcgttcgcTGAACGGGATCGAGCGACAGATAATACAATAACGTAGTCTTAGAGCATCACTATCACAGTGTAGTACAACAACTCGCTAAGAATAGTAGCATACGCGGTACCTACGAGCGATGAAGGTAGTTTAACTACCGGAATCGCGAAACTGCGCGTTTCGCCTAACAATCCGcgattatagaaaatattatcatatgtAACTTCATTACACATACAATTATTACGAAGAGACAACTAGATcggattttttttctgtattctATATCGTTTGATTGCTTTATATTCACCATAGAGcaccaaataaattttttacgcggCATACACGATTGAGAATGTGGCGTTGCGGCCTCTCTATTGCATTTCTGTTTTTCACAAAGGAAGTCACTGTTAAAAGAACATCCGTAAATTATAGCGTGTGCACTAAATCTGaggaatatatatgtatatatctcaCTACTGTCAACGATCCGTTTTGCGAATGGGCCACGTAAACTTTTACAAAgcttataaaagtaatttacaaaattttataaaagatggaatatatatatgtgtaaaaaaatataaaggaatGTTTCCTCTCTCCTATGgccaataattttttgcaataatatttacaacaaaAGAGGATGATTCAAGATGGTCCAACGCGgcatattttcttattctgtattattttgcaacttGTGTTTGATTTTTCGGTCATCCCCCAATCACCtgttttgttataaaatatatcaagttatttgatatttatctatagttatcgatgaaaattttgaacatTCGACggttattattcaataaatattcaatcaaTGTAGAAGTTCATGATGTAAGATGTACGATTGAGACAATGCTCGAAACAGACGACTGCCCGAAATGCGACAATCTCCTTTACATACAATTGATTTTAAAGTTACTATATCGTAAAATTAACGAATCACTTAACGTCACTTAACGTCTCGTAATATCTATTTCGTGTTTTGTTCATCTATCTTGCTTCTCCACGAATTAATGTCTCAGTAATaacgtaataatataataataattgtatattttttaagtgaGTCTttgtatgataaatttaatgacatTCTCATGTACATCATCCATATTATTCGCAACTCACTGAATAATATAGTTTCATAGCAGCTCTTTactcgaataaattttaaataattagtgtataatttttcaatgatttGCGTCTGTgctctcgtttttttttctctcacatGCTCTCTTACTCTTCTATGATGTTATGTCAATACAAGAATCTGCAATATTACAAACGGCTCTTTTTAAGCTGCACGTTTGTATATACAGTACTCTTACTCGACTAACATCTCTTAAATAAATGGATGTCCGCTATGCGTTAAAAGTAAGATAAAACAGTGTAtcgcaaaaaaagaaaagaaaaaaaaccgtTATTGGCTTCCTATCCTAAAACACAATATCGAAAACTTCATTGATAAAATGACATGTAGACAGACTaagattcaataattttactaataattctagacgttttaaaaattattagatttagataaaaattgatttgcttgttttccatgaaattttaacaaaattacagattttaaattaaaatctctattataaaaaactatatcGTGTATAAAAggtctattttaaataaattagcaaTATTTGAGATAATAATAACTTGGAAACGACTgtccatattatttttataacgatTGTAAAAAGAGAATTCTATGAGTAAAGACGATTTGCttcaaaaaatgcaaatgtatatttttggtCATATAAAAAGTCATATAACTgccaatttttttgtatttaatacacatacataaaaatatttaaatctaataattttataagattacggaatttcgagtataaaggtaataaaaaaaaggaaagaatttAGATTTCTGGACAggcgttaaaattattaatgtataaaatcatAAGTAGCGCAcaacaaaaagaataaaatataaatttta
The nucleotide sequence above comes from Linepithema humile isolate Giens D197 chromosome 4, Lhum_UNIL_v1.0, whole genome shotgun sequence. Encoded proteins:
- the Rlip gene encoding ralA-binding protein 1 isoform X1 — translated: MDFESPDVEKEFPGLYASESARKSNESDFSDEGSHDKHSKKELLGGKRKDKKDRKDRGYATLEGESSPDEDQETKSPSKSKKTKAFKFPSKKEKREKSREKEAKEKDAEKEKDKKKRDKDEKDIDKEKRKDKDKDKSKQKLKDRKKGKHAGGEGLDIGEEQPIFGISLHLAVERSCCHDGVELPLVVRDCIDYVEEHGMNVEGLYKVPGVKSKVQYLKKLYNNREPVNMSEFEPTVATSLLILFLRELPESVLENSETISRFEQAASTKDVAQREAQLAQLTQQLPECNRILLAWVTLHLDHVTAREKVTKMNAQTISMTLSPVLQMSHRLLLALLFHCKALFPNVQLTKYVPPLSSGSTNLPDSVEGIAAELSKQESLLSQIHMQMNAGFVTKSREEQLWEVQRMITQLKRKYKTVQKLEGATQKSLDEEIKSSDNISVESTSQKPKTADEDSGQSKSDSLTSTNSTLLKTDGKPHGTEEAKEKCSCSAGGASASATQNGQNVNVQEKDTVDSAETAMVASQSKENVTSDDKANEPEEEDVIDKLRERLIHEELLNMQALLKSRISQERNEIKRLIEMVTELGTEKKKPKERTHSPNEAEMTAMIQLVKENQLLEKKMTTLIRSIIEEKDACVELRVQLAVHQLMAKT
- the Rlip gene encoding ralA-binding protein 1 isoform X3; the protein is MHLSKSSCTKDFSDEGSHDKHSKKELLGGKRKDKKDRKDRGYATLEGESSPDEDQETKSPSKSKKTKAFKFPSKKEKREKSREKEAKEKDAEKEKDKKKRDKDEKDIDKEKRKDKDKDKSKQKLKDRKKGKHAGGEGLDIGEEQPIFGISLHLAVERSCCHDGVELPLVVRDCIDYVEEHGMNVEGLYKVPGVKSKVQYLKKLYNNREPVNMSEFEPTVATSLLILFLRELPESVLENSETISRFEQAASTKDVAQREAQLAQLTQQLPECNRILLAWVTLHLDHVTAREKVTKMNAQTISMTLSPVLQMSHRLLLALLFHCKALFPNVQLTKYVPPLSSGSTNLPDSVEGIAAELSKQESLLSQIHMQMNAGFVTKSREEQLWEVQRMITQLKRKYKTVQKLEGATQKSLDEEIKSSDNISVESTSQKPKTADEDSGQSKSDSLTSTNSTLLKTDGKPHGTEEAKEKCSCSAGGASASATQNGQNVNVQEKDTVDSAETAMVASQSKENVTSDDKANEPEEEDVIDKLRERLIHEELLNMQALLKSRISQERNEIKRLIEMVTELGTEKKKPKERTHSPNEAEMTAMIQLVKENQLLEKKMTTLIRSIIEEKDACVELRVQLAVHQLMAKT
- the LOC105672640 gene encoding glucose dehydrogenase [FAD, quinone]-like, which codes for MFKVCVIILFLGYAGAILPPAILETIYHFFSGFPPMPSDLVQDEDVISKQYSFIVIGAGSAGSVLANRLTENPDWNVLLLEQGKDEIVLTDIPFLAPILHITDYVREFQAEPRPQDADGRGGYCMSMVDGRCKIITGKAIGGSSVVNFMLYTRGAPADYDGWEALGNPGWSYKDVLPYFIKSEKCRLIDKNARYHGYNGYLDVTTPPYATPLRDRFLKAGQELGYDLVDYNSNKLIGFSAVQANLRNGHRVSANKAFLRPIRDRANFYLSKFSTVTKIVVHSETKKALGIQFVKNHKTYFVSATKEIILCAGAFGSPQLLMLSGIGPKDHLSSLDIPVIEDLPVGFNLQDHVSMAALTFLVNESVTIEPREGFNPVNFLKYLVEGTGFLTIPGGAEALAFVNTKADNLIATQRKDSKLKYNQHKNNEKLAWTVPNVTSITENRDFFETYPYTNEVLTEDDYPDIELVLGASSLASDVSGSFRSMLGLSKEFTEDVFSDYEGLDSFMIIPILLRPKSRGRITLRSSNLSDPPIVDINYYDHEDDLHTMVQGIKIAIDVASTRAFKRFNATLVPVPFPGCKHVTFKSDAYWACAARHVTTNLGHFAGTCRMGARRNSSVVDHRLRVHGIDGLRVVDVSVMPTLIAGHTNAPAYMIAEKASDMIKEDWKDFVP
- the Rlip gene encoding ralA-binding protein 1 isoform X2 produces the protein MDFESPDVEKEFPGLYASESARKSNESDFSDEGSHDKHSKKELLGGKRKDKKDRKDRGYATLEGESSPDEDQETNPSKSKKTKAFKFPSKKEKREKSREKEAKEKDAEKEKDKKKRDKDEKDIDKEKRKDKDKDKSKQKLKDRKKGKHAGGEGLDIGEEQPIFGISLHLAVERSCCHDGVELPLVVRDCIDYVEEHGMNVEGLYKVPGVKSKVQYLKKLYNNREPVNMSEFEPTVATSLLILFLRELPESVLENSETISRFEQAASTKDVAQREAQLAQLTQQLPECNRILLAWVTLHLDHVTAREKVTKMNAQTISMTLSPVLQMSHRLLLALLFHCKALFPNVQLTKYVPPLSSGSTNLPDSVEGIAAELSKQESLLSQIHMQMNAGFVTKSREEQLWEVQRMITQLKRKYKTVQKLEGATQKSLDEEIKSSDNISVESTSQKPKTADEDSGQSKSDSLTSTNSTLLKTDGKPHGTEEAKEKCSCSAGGASASATQNGQNVNVQEKDTVDSAETAMVASQSKENVTSDDKANEPEEEDVIDKLRERLIHEELLNMQALLKSRISQERNEIKRLIEMVTELGTEKKKPKERTHSPNEAEMTAMIQLVKENQLLEKKMTTLIRSIIEEKDACVELRVQLAVHQLMAKT